One Mauremys mutica isolate MM-2020 ecotype Southern chromosome 9, ASM2049712v1, whole genome shotgun sequence DNA segment encodes these proteins:
- the SLC25A53 gene encoding solute carrier family 25 member 53 translates to MGDKARMQHGDPERRREEEERRWSSRSFNVGAASSFLSTLMTFPIYKTIFRQQIHAFSIQEAIQQLRQEGMRRFYRGLFPPLLSKTLQGTLLFGTYDSLLLLLTSNPSEPCTLGERWTAGFLSGSVEALVLNPFERVQNVLQDGRKDARFPNTRSILQEFNSYGLKERLIVGYYRGLSPVLLRNSLGSALYFSFKDPLRDGLAARGLPSWLPALVSGSVNGTVTCLALYPLSVLIANMQSQVVGRDLPGLRQSVWSVWESHGRKLTILYRGGSLLVLRSCLTWGLTTAIHDFLKENTGQKSQEE, encoded by the coding sequence ATGGGGGACAAGGCCAGGATGCAGCACGGAGACCctgagaggaggagggaggaggaagagagaaggtGGAGCTCCAGGAGTTTCAATGTAGGGGCCGCCTCCAGCTTCCTCTCTACCCTTATGACCTTCCCCATCTACAAGACCATCTTCCGCCAGCAGATCCATGCCTTTTCCATACAGGAGGCCATACAGCAACTGCGCCAGGAGGGCATGCGCCGATTCTACCGgggcctcttcccaccactcTTGTCCAAGACGCTCCAGGGAACCCTGTTGTTTGGCACCTATGACAGCTTGCTCCTTCTCCTCACCAGCAACCCTTCTGAGCCTTGCACGCTGGGGGAGCGGTGGACAGCGGGCTTCCTGTCTGGCTCAGTGGAGGCCTTAGTCCTGAACCCCTTTGAGCGGGTCCAGAATGTCCTGCAAGATGGACGGAAAGATGCCAGGTTCCCAAACACCCGCAGCATCCTGCAGGAATTCAACTCGTATGGTCTGAAGGAAAGGCTGATTGTAGGCTACTACCGTGGCCTCAGCCCCGTCCTGCTGCGGAACAGCCTGGGCAGTGCACTGTACTTCTCTTTTAAGGATCCCCTCCGTGATGGCCTGGCCGCGAGGGGCTTGCCTAGCTGGCTccctgccctggtgtctggcagtGTTAACGGGACGGTGACTTGCCTGGCGTTGTACCCTCTGAGTGTCCTCATTGCTAACATGCAGTCACAGGTTGTGGGGAGGGATCTCCCTGGCCTCCGGCAGTCTGTGTGGTCTGTCTGGGAGTCACACGGGAGGAAGCTGACCATTCTGTATCGGGGCGGCTCCCTCCTTGTCCTCAGGTCCTGCCTGACATGGGGTCTCACCACTGCCATCCATGACTTCCTGAAAGAGAACACAGGGCAGAAGTCCCAGGAGGAATAA